In the Paenibacillus sp. J23TS9 genome, CCCGGCGCTTTCGCGCGGGAGCTCTTGCGATGTTATTGCTAGAACGGAGAGAGAGGGATACCCTCCCTCCGGTCGGGACTGCGATGCGGATCCTACCGATGCTTATGCTCCGACGCCCCCTCTTCGAGGCTTCTCATCCCTTTGCAAAAAAGCTCCCAGCCGCTAATCGCGGGGGGAGCTTCGTGTTGTATTCCGAACGGAGAGAGAGGGATTCGAACCCTCGCACCGCTTACGCAGTCTAACCCCTTAGCAGAGGGTCCCCTTATAGCCACTTGGGTATCTCTCCAAGAAAATGGCTCCCCGAACAGGACTCGAACCTGTGACAACTCGATTAACAGTCGAGTGCTCTACCAACTGAGCTATCAGGGAACGTTTACAAATGGTAACAATCAATAATTTATCATGATTTCTTAGGGGAGTCAAGCGTCTGCTGTTGAAGTTTCCCCCTGCATTTTCCGCACCGGAAACGTCTCGTATCAACCTTGCGTTTACGCATGTATTTCATACCGCAATCCCGGCAAATAAGTACATAGCGGTATGGCTGCACCTTTCTTCCGCCGCGATTCGGCAGTGAGCTGCAGAATCGGCTCCCTCCCACATGCTGCAGCAGCTGTTTGAAATCCGGATCACGGTGCTTGTACCCTCTTCCAGCCAAATGCAGATGATAGTGGCAGAGCTCATGCTTGATGATTTTCTCCACTTCTTCCCTGCCGTTTTCCTCCAGCTGATGGGGATTAATCTCAATATGATGGCTTTTGGTAAAATATCGCCCTCCGGTGGAGGACAGTCTCTTATTAAAGGTCGCCTGATGCCGGAAAGGCACGCCAAAGCTATCCAGCGACACGTTTTCCACCCAGGCCTGCAATTCGTCATTGCTCATGATTGGCATAGCTCTTGTCCTACTTCCTTTCCGCTTTCCTCCTGGCGGCATGCTTGAAACGCACAGGAATCCTACTTGAATTTTAACTTCTGCCTAAGCTACACTGTCAAGTAAAGGATTAACTTTGCATCGACAAGCTAGCAGCAAGTATGGAGGGGGAAACTAAACATTATGCCAAACATGCGTTACGTCATTTTGCAGCTGGGAGACAAGCTTCAATACGTGGAGATGCCTGCCGATTACGCTTATCAGCTCAGTGCGCTGAACCTAAGACTCAATAAAGAGATCAGTAAGCTCACCGCACAAGGTACACCTGAACTGCCACTCGCCGTTGCTGAGTGCGAACAGCTCGAGCTGCTGCAGGAAAATTCCATCATTGTCAGCGGTCTCGATTACATTAACGAACTGGAG is a window encoding:
- a CDS encoding SprT family protein, with the translated sequence MSNDELQAWVENVSLDSFGVPFRHQATFNKRLSSTGGRYFTKSHHIEINPHQLEENGREEVEKIIKHELCHYHLHLAGRGYKHRDPDFKQLLQHVGGSRFCSSLPNRGGRKVQPYRYVLICRDCGMKYMRKRKVDTRRFRCGKCRGKLQQQTLDSPKKS
- a CDS encoding hydrolase/acyltransferase; amino-acid sequence: MPNMRYVILQLGDKLQYVEMPADYAYQLSALNLRLNKEISKLTAQGTPELPLAVAECEQLELLQENSIIVSGLDYINELEQSFASLNETNYPLISLLTEIRALQAQLEQWYEEEFV